The Lactobacillus sp. CBA3605 genome contains a region encoding:
- a CDS encoding sodium ion-translocating decarboxylase subunit beta, with the protein METLIQGITSITLGQIAMMLIGGILIYLGIKKEYEPTLLVPMGLGAILVNFPDTGVLTQIVGGTKAEGVLDVLFKAGITTELFPLLIFIGIGAMIDFGPLLQNPFMLLFGAAAQFGIFFVIIVAVLCGFDIKEAASIGIIGAADGPTAIFVSNQLAQNLLGPITVAAYSYMALVPIIQPLAIKAVTTKKERQIRMTYKAESVSKTTKILFPIIVTILAGFIAPISLPLVGFLMFGNLLRECGVLDRLAATAQNELVNIVSILLGLTISVKLQAAQFLNLQTLMIIAFGLVAFVMDSIGGVLFAKLLNVFRQEKINPMIGAAGISAFPMSSRVIQKMASDEDPKNFVLMYAVGANVSGQIGSVIAGGLLLSFFM; encoded by the coding sequence GTGGAGACATTGATTCAAGGGATAACGTCAATTACCTTAGGCCAAATTGCGATGATGCTAATTGGTGGCATCTTAATTTATTTAGGCATCAAAAAAGAATATGAGCCAACTTTACTAGTTCCAATGGGACTAGGCGCTATTTTGGTGAACTTTCCTGATACAGGCGTTTTAACGCAAATCGTTGGAGGAACTAAAGCAGAAGGGGTCTTAGATGTTCTCTTTAAAGCCGGTATTACCACGGAGTTGTTTCCATTATTAATTTTCATCGGGATTGGTGCCATGATTGATTTTGGTCCCTTATTACAAAATCCATTTATGCTCTTATTTGGCGCTGCGGCTCAATTTGGAATTTTCTTTGTCATTATCGTAGCCGTTTTATGTGGTTTTGATATTAAAGAAGCCGCCTCGATTGGTATTATCGGTGCGGCAGATGGGCCGACTGCAATTTTTGTTTCTAACCAGTTAGCTCAAAACTTACTGGGACCAATTACGGTGGCAGCCTATTCATATATGGCATTAGTCCCTATTATCCAACCATTGGCGATTAAAGCGGTCACCACCAAAAAAGAACGTCAAATTAGAATGACTTATAAGGCTGAAAGTGTTTCTAAAACGACAAAGATTCTGTTCCCAATAATCGTCACTATTCTGGCGGGCTTTATTGCGCCAATCTCGTTACCGCTAGTTGGTTTTTTGATGTTTGGCAATCTATTGCGGGAATGTGGCGTTTTGGATCGGTTAGCAGCTACGGCGCAAAATGAATTGGTTAATATTGTCAGTATTTTATTAGGATTAACCATCTCCGTGAAATTACAAGCAGCACAATTCTTAAACTTACAAACTTTGATGATTATTGCTTTTGGGTTAGTGGCATTCGTCATGGATTCCATTGGTGGCGTTTTGTTTGCCAAGTTATTAAATGTTTTTCGACAAGAAAAAATCAACCCCATGATTGGAGCTGCCGGCATTTCAGCGTTCCCAATGTCTAGTCGGGTTATCCAAAAAATGGCTTCAGATGAAGACCCTAAAAACTTTGTCTTGATGTATGCCGTGGGGGCCAATGTTTCAGGCCAGATTGGCTCGGTCATTGCAGGTGGTCTATTGTTATCGTTCTTTATGTAG
- a CDS encoding acetyl-CoA carboxylase biotin carboxyl carrier protein subunit: MLRKFKITIDGKEYLVEMEEIGGRSSQPVVPAPVAATVAPVKSSQPAADTTAMVAPMPGAIIKILVAPGDQVTENQPLMVLEAMKMENEIVANQAGVVAAIYVTKNDTVNAGDALIKLS; this comes from the coding sequence ATGTTACGTAAATTCAAAATTACAATTGACGGTAAAGAATATTTAGTTGAAATGGAAGAAATTGGTGGTCGCTCGTCACAACCAGTGGTCCCAGCCCCAGTAGCTGCAACGGTAGCGCCAGTTAAATCCTCACAACCAGCTGCGGATACTACTGCGATGGTAGCACCAATGCCAGGGGCAATTATAAAAATATTAGTGGCACCTGGTGATCAAGTGACCGAAAATCAACCACTAATGGTGTTAGAAGCGATGAAAATGGAAAATGAAATTGTGGCTAATCAAGCGGGAGTAGTAGCCGCCATCTATGTGACTAAAAATGATACGGTCAATGCCGGTGACGCGCTAATTAAACTTAGTTGA
- a CDS encoding OadG-related small transporter subunit has translation MIENLKIAFELMGFGMGGVFLVLFIIFLIAKLLLKLLPAK, from the coding sequence ATGATTGAAAATTTGAAAATTGCGTTTGAATTAATGGGTTTTGGCATGGGTGGCGTCTTCTTAGTGCTCTTTATTATTTTTCTGATTGCCAAGTTGCTATTGAAGCTGTTACCAGCTAAGTGA
- a CDS encoding CitMHS family transporter produces the protein MLLTIISYAMIVVFMFIIMKKKLSPFTALVLVPLVFAIIAMVAGVAKKGTIGDFVLEGIKTTANTGIMLLFAILYFSIMLDAGLFDPITKKMIYFAKGDPMKVLIATAVVAAAVSLNGDGTTTTLICCSAFIPIYKKLKMRMMNLGVLVILQNTIMNLLPWGGPTARAMAVLDVGASILAYVLPGMILALLYVTFIVAPSMGKKERKRLGVKQLTPAEIEAMTQVTDPEVADIRRPQNFIFNGILTIVLIAWLVAGSFIKALEMPPLLLFLVGTCIALMVNYPKLKDQSKRIGANGGDAVQVVILVFAAGVFMGIFQGTGMATALAQSFTQIIPHQLAGFWGLVIAVISALGTFFLSNDGFYFGVLPVLAQAGRAYGFTNMQMALASLMGQAFHLLSPLVAFIYLLLRLTGLDMGAWQKETAKYALGVFAIFVVTILLTGHMPFYIPQ, from the coding sequence ATGTTACTGACAATAATTTCTTATGCCATGATTGTCGTCTTCATGTTTATTATCATGAAGAAAAAGCTATCACCATTCACGGCATTAGTGCTAGTACCGTTAGTTTTTGCAATTATTGCGATGGTCGCCGGGGTTGCTAAAAAGGGAACCATCGGCGATTTTGTTTTGGAAGGCATCAAGACCACTGCCAACACGGGAATTATGTTATTATTTGCTATTCTTTATTTTTCGATTATGTTAGATGCTGGTTTGTTTGATCCGATTACTAAGAAAATGATTTATTTTGCAAAGGGCGATCCGATGAAAGTCTTGATTGCAACCGCAGTAGTGGCGGCTGCCGTTTCATTAAACGGTGATGGGACCACGACGACCTTAATTTGTTGTTCTGCCTTTATTCCAATTTACAAAAAATTAAAGATGCGGATGATGAATTTAGGAGTCTTAGTCATTTTGCAGAATACCATCATGAACTTATTGCCTTGGGGTGGCCCTACCGCACGGGCAATGGCTGTTTTAGATGTTGGCGCCAGCATCCTAGCCTATGTTTTGCCTGGCATGATTTTGGCGTTACTTTACGTTACTTTTATCGTTGCGCCGAGTATGGGTAAAAAAGAACGTAAACGGTTGGGTGTTAAACAGTTAACCCCTGCAGAAATTGAAGCGATGACGCAAGTGACTGATCCTGAAGTTGCGGATATTCGACGGCCACAGAACTTTATTTTTAATGGCATTTTAACGATTGTACTGATTGCCTGGTTAGTCGCTGGTTCCTTTATTAAAGCGTTAGAGATGCCACCATTGCTTTTATTCTTAGTGGGGACTTGTATCGCGCTAATGGTTAATTATCCTAAATTAAAAGATCAGTCGAAACGCATTGGTGCTAATGGTGGCGACGCAGTTCAAGTTGTCATTTTAGTTTTTGCGGCAGGGGTCTTCATGGGGATTTTCCAAGGAACCGGGATGGCAACTGCTTTGGCCCAAAGTTTTACCCAAATTATCCCGCATCAATTGGCCGGTTTTTGGGGACTCGTCATTGCAGTTATTTCGGCACTCGGTACCTTCTTCTTATCGAATGATGGGTTTTATTTCGGAGTCTTACCAGTCTTGGCCCAAGCTGGGCGAGCATATGGATTTACCAATATGCAAATGGCGTTAGCATCGTTAATGGGTCAGGCGTTCCATTTGCTCAGTCCACTCGTGGCTTTTATCTACTTACTACTACGGTTAACTGGGTTAGACATGGGGGCTTGGCAAAAAGAAACGGCCAAATATGCCTTAGGCGTTTTCGCAATTTTCGTGGTAACAATTCTGTTAACGGGGCATATGCCATTTTATATTCCGCAATGA